The DNA region CATTTACCAAGTATGAGAAAGCAGGCATTCACGAGGTCATTAAAAGCGTGGTCAGCACCACCTCCATGTTCAATGGATTCTTCCGCCAGATGGACGACATCTTCTACCATGATGGTCTGAAGGACCCGGCCAGCTTCTGGGATGTGCGCCCGCCAATCTATGGCGTTGATAATGTGGGATACGAGTACTAATTCTTAGTCGCAACTTACGATAAAAAACAGGAGGCCCATGGGCCTCCTGTTTTTTTTGAGTGATTGTTTCCTGCTTTTTAATTTGCCTGGCGAAGACACCTAATAATAGTGGCGGTTTTTAACTGGTATTTCCACTTGACTGGATTCCAATCATAACGATGTCTCCTTTGCCAGATAATAGCCAATTCCAAACCGGGTTAGGATGACCTTTGGATTGCCCGGATCATCCTCGATTTTTTCTCTTAAGTGTCGGATATAGACCTTGATGGCGCCGGATGAGTCAGCATAGTCAGTCCCCCAGATTTTTTCAGCGATTGACTCACGGGTTGCCACCAGTCCTTCTTTCTCGATGAGTTGTTTTAGAACGGTGCATTCCGTACCGGTCAACATTTCCTCTTTGAGATTATACCGGACGGTGCGTTTGGCGAGGTCGAGACTTAATTTCCCGAAAGACAGCAGTTGTTCCGGGTTCCTGCTCTGATGTCGCCGCAAGAGCACTCTGATTCTGGCGATAAGTTCCATTTGTCCGAAGGGTTTGATTACGTATTCATCCGCTCCAAACTCCAACGCCTTCACGATATCCTTTTCCTCACCCCGGGCGGTCAGGACGATTACCGGCACCTCCGAAAAGCTTCTAATCTCTTTGATCACCTCATACCCGCTAATATCAGGCAATCCCAGGTCAACGGTCACAATGTCTGGATGCAGGGCTTTTACAAGGGCGATTCCTGTTTCGCCGGAGCTGGATTTATGGATTTTCAATTCCGGCCAACCGATCTCCAATGCCAATGTGATGAAATCACACACATTCTGGTTATCTTCGATTAACAGGATTTTCATTGGCGGGAG from Dehalogenimonas sp. THU2 includes:
- a CDS encoding response regulator transcription factor, with the protein product MKILLIEDNQNVCDFITLALEIGWPELKIHKSSSGETGIALVKALHPDIVTVDLGLPDISGYEVIKEIRSFSEVPVIVLTARGEEKDIVKALEFGADEYVIKPFGQMELIARIRVLLRRHQSRNPEQLLSFGKLSLDLAKRTVRYNLKEEMLTGTECTVLKQLIEKEGLVATRESIAEKIWGTDYADSSGAIKVYIRHLREKIEDDPGNPKVILTRFGIGYYLAKETSL